Proteins encoded by one window of Sphaerochaeta sp.:
- a CDS encoding aminotransferase class III-fold pyridoxal phosphate-dependent enzyme, whose protein sequence is MICDEIQCGIGRSGDFFAFQYGDIVPDVILLSKGGRRLASAFRCGVP, encoded by the coding sequence TTGATCTGCGACGAGATTCAGTGCGGCATCGGCCGCAGTGGCGACTTCTTCGCGTTCCAGTACGGGGATATCGTGCCGGATGTCATTCTTCTGTCGAAAGGCGGTCGGCGGCTCGCTTCCGCTTTCCGTTGTGGTGTACCGTGA
- a CDS encoding acyl-CoA dehydratase activase: MIRYVCKYTPIELFAGFGVSCKPLEAMASQYPDADRLGHANLCGFGKSVIQAVGDGDAEELVLVNCCDVMRRVADIARKSGKCRFLFLLDLPHEDIACSRSLFVREILRLKDAYTRYSGKEFSVERFLSAFVPEKKASGTYIGLVGARADASLAAFVSQKTGYPVENHTCLGNRFVPRPEGTGDAMWDAYAAALLAQIPCVRMDRNVGRSALYHDPQLAGVVYHAMKFCDFSQMECNEALASCSVPSIRIETDYTTQSEGQLATRLEAFRETLDKTKEPPMKIRDGFVAGIDSGSTSTDVVVMDQNQTIVASVILPTGRGARASGEEALGKALEEAGISRDQVARVVATGYGRDSFGDDQRITEISCHAKGAHFLDPSVRTVIDIGGQDSKAIRLDEAGGVVNFAMNDKCAAGTGRFLEMMARALDMDIDQMARMGDTANEKIVISSMCTVFAESEVVSLVAKNKDVGDIVYALDASVASKIAVLVGRVGLTEPVMLTGGVAKNPGVVHALERKLSVPLAISPYGATVRGHRSGIVRLGEMTGFPPWENFSKTAGKLFSFLPFVIIIRVLVAYGS, translated from the coding sequence ATGATCCGCTACGTGTGCAAGTACACTCCGATCGAGCTCTTCGCGGGCTTTGGGGTTTCCTGCAAGCCGCTTGAGGCGATGGCGTCCCAGTATCCTGATGCTGATCGTCTGGGGCACGCCAACCTGTGCGGGTTCGGCAAATCGGTCATCCAGGCGGTGGGTGACGGTGACGCGGAGGAGTTGGTCCTGGTCAATTGCTGTGACGTGATGCGTCGGGTGGCGGACATTGCCCGAAAGAGCGGGAAGTGCCGGTTCCTGTTTCTGTTGGATCTTCCCCACGAGGATATCGCATGTTCCCGCTCGTTATTCGTCCGGGAGATTCTCCGGTTGAAGGACGCCTATACCCGATACAGCGGAAAGGAGTTTTCCGTGGAGCGGTTCCTCTCGGCGTTCGTTCCTGAGAAAAAGGCATCCGGGACGTACATCGGGTTGGTAGGAGCCAGAGCGGACGCGTCCCTTGCCGCGTTTGTGTCCCAAAAGACAGGCTATCCGGTGGAGAACCATACCTGTCTGGGAAACCGGTTTGTACCACGTCCGGAAGGAACTGGAGATGCGATGTGGGACGCCTACGCCGCCGCGTTGCTTGCCCAGATTCCCTGCGTCCGGATGGACCGGAATGTCGGGCGGTCGGCGCTGTATCATGACCCCCAGCTTGCCGGGGTGGTGTACCACGCGATGAAGTTCTGTGATTTTTCCCAAATGGAGTGCAACGAGGCGTTGGCTTCCTGCTCGGTTCCGTCGATACGGATCGAAACGGACTACACCACGCAGAGTGAAGGCCAGTTGGCGACACGTTTGGAAGCGTTCCGAGAGACGTTGGACAAAACAAAGGAGCCCCCGATGAAAATACGTGACGGGTTTGTGGCGGGCATCGACAGCGGGTCGACCAGCACGGATGTGGTGGTGATGGACCAGAACCAAACCATTGTCGCTTCGGTCATTCTGCCCACGGGGCGTGGGGCGCGGGCCAGTGGGGAGGAAGCGCTGGGAAAAGCGTTGGAGGAGGCGGGAATTTCCCGCGATCAGGTGGCGCGTGTGGTGGCCACCGGTTATGGGCGTGATTCGTTCGGGGATGACCAGCGGATCACGGAGATTTCCTGCCACGCCAAAGGAGCCCATTTCCTGGATCCTTCCGTCCGTACCGTCATCGACATCGGAGGACAGGACAGCAAGGCCATCCGTCTGGATGAGGCGGGGGGCGTGGTGAACTTCGCCATGAACGACAAGTGCGCCGCGGGAACCGGACGCTTTCTGGAGATGATGGCCCGGGCGTTGGACATGGATATCGACCAGATGGCCCGTATGGGGGATACGGCGAACGAGAAGATCGTCATCAGCAGCATGTGCACCGTATTCGCCGAGTCGGAAGTGGTCTCTCTGGTGGCCAAAAACAAGGATGTAGGGGATATCGTGTACGCCCTGGACGCGTCGGTCGCCTCCAAAATCGCCGTGCTGGTGGGGCGTGTCGGCCTCACCGAGCCGGTGATGCTCACCGGTGGGGTTGCGAAGAACCCCGGAGTGGTGCACGCGTTGGAACGCAAGCTCTCCGTACCCCTTGCCATCTCCCCCTATGGCGCAACTGTGCGGGGCCATCGGAGCGGCATTGTTCGCCTTGGGGAAATGACCGGTTTTCCCCCTTGGGAAAATTTTTCAAAAACAGCTGGAAAACTCTTTTCTTTTCTCCCGTTTGTGATAATAATACGTGTGCTCGTTGCCTATGGTTCATAG
- a CDS encoding 2-hydroxyacyl-CoA dehydratase family protein gives MSVVDAFGGKVGELAVTDGQKARSLMLLGYVAQEFRLKWFPDKRLPKSKQYLSWLIMRYMRGVLRHPEQSAMTSLFIPCEPLLSVGYAPYSAEGVSAFMTGTRCQDPLLDAADEDPGLCSYHRIFLGGTRLGLLPTPPFLLYTNVACDANMITFPHVSRTYHIPRFCVEVPYEISQDSVRYVADELREMVTFIEDQTHRLIAQDTLRSAVNRSREACSLYLRYLDLVGSVNVPGDVTSQMYEIMTNHMLLGSEESLRYWRMAVSDYEKGKPDHGLKLLWIHTIPFAQMPVRTLLNFNPRVRIVACEMSYESMIAFQDDPDPYLAMAGRMVRSSFCGGVEHRVDQILAVQKRVHADGAVLFGHWGCKATLASSGMIKDELEALGLPCLFLDGDGCDIHNQSDGQTETRLQAFVEMLEAGK, from the coding sequence TGATGCTCCTTGGCTACGTGGCGCAGGAATTCCGGCTGAAGTGGTTTCCCGACAAGCGGCTTCCCAAAAGCAAGCAGTACCTCTCCTGGTTGATCATGCGGTATATGCGGGGAGTGCTTCGTCACCCTGAACAGAGTGCCATGACCAGCCTGTTTATTCCGTGCGAACCTCTTCTTTCTGTAGGCTACGCCCCGTATTCCGCCGAGGGGGTTTCGGCGTTCATGACGGGGACGCGATGCCAGGATCCGCTGCTGGACGCGGCGGATGAAGATCCCGGGCTCTGCTCGTATCATCGGATTTTTCTCGGAGGCACCCGATTGGGCCTGTTGCCGACGCCTCCGTTCCTCCTGTACACCAACGTGGCGTGTGACGCCAATATGATCACATTCCCCCATGTTTCCCGGACCTACCACATTCCACGGTTCTGCGTGGAAGTCCCATACGAGATTTCCCAGGACAGCGTCCGGTATGTGGCGGATGAACTGAGGGAAATGGTCACGTTCATTGAGGACCAGACCCATCGGTTGATCGCGCAGGACACGTTGCGGAGCGCGGTGAATCGCAGCAGGGAAGCGTGTTCCCTGTATCTTCGGTATCTTGATCTCGTCGGTTCGGTGAATGTTCCCGGGGATGTCACTTCCCAGATGTACGAGATCATGACCAACCATATGCTGCTCGGAAGCGAGGAAAGCCTGCGCTACTGGCGAATGGCCGTCTCCGACTATGAAAAAGGAAAGCCTGATCACGGGTTGAAGCTTCTGTGGATCCACACCATCCCGTTCGCCCAGATGCCGGTAAGAACGCTCCTGAATTTCAATCCACGGGTTCGGATCGTCGCCTGCGAGATGTCCTACGAATCGATGATCGCGTTCCAGGACGATCCTGATCCTTATCTTGCCATGGCGGGAAGAATGGTGCGCAGTTCGTTCTGCGGAGGGGTGGAGCATCGCGTCGACCAGATCCTTGCCGTGCAGAAACGGGTCCATGCCGATGGCGCGGTGCTGTTCGGCCACTGGGGATGCAAGGCGACGTTGGCCTCGTCCGGGATGATCAAGGATGAGCTGGAGGCGTTGGGGCTGCCCTGCCTGTTCCTGGATGGGGACGGGTGCGACATCCACAACCAAAGCGATGGACAGACGGAGACGCGGCTCCAGGCGTTCGTCGAGATGCTGGAGGCGGGAAAATGA
- a CDS encoding aminotransferase class III-fold pyridoxal phosphate-dependent enzyme, whose product MSTVTNQFYLDRQNQTESNARTYPRKFPVALKKAKGVWVEDVEGNKYLDFLCGAGTLALGHNDPEVNQVMVDMLQSDAPLHTLDITTPVKDRFVETLFSLLPPGLKDHAKIQFCSPSGTDAVDAAIKLCKTATGRTSVVAFHGAFHGMGHGALSLTGNLAAKSPVSGLMPYVQFMPYPYTYRDPFGLGGEAGVDACCAYFERALKDPESGIPLPAAVILEAIQGEGGVIPAPKKFLQTVRRVTKSWASR is encoded by the coding sequence ATGAGCACAGTCACCAATCAATTCTACCTTGACCGTCAGAATCAGACAGAATCGAACGCCCGGACATATCCGAGGAAATTCCCCGTCGCCCTGAAAAAGGCGAAGGGCGTTTGGGTGGAAGACGTGGAAGGAAACAAATATCTTGATTTCCTCTGCGGAGCCGGTACGTTGGCCCTTGGGCACAATGATCCGGAAGTGAATCAGGTGATGGTGGACATGCTGCAGAGCGATGCTCCCCTTCATACGCTGGACATCACCACGCCGGTGAAGGACCGGTTTGTGGAAACGCTGTTCAGCCTGCTTCCTCCCGGATTGAAAGATCACGCAAAAATCCAGTTCTGCAGCCCCAGTGGCACCGACGCGGTGGACGCAGCCATCAAGCTGTGCAAGACAGCCACCGGCCGCACGTCGGTGGTGGCGTTCCATGGAGCGTTCCATGGAATGGGCCATGGCGCCCTGTCGTTGACCGGAAACCTGGCCGCGAAGAGCCCGGTTTCGGGCTTGATGCCTTACGTGCAGTTCATGCCGTATCCGTACACCTACCGCGATCCGTTCGGGTTGGGCGGGGAAGCGGGTGTCGACGCCTGTTGCGCCTACTTCGAGCGCGCGTTGAAAGATCCTGAGAGTGGTATTCCGCTTCCCGCCGCGGTGATCCTGGAGGCGATCCAGGGAGAGGGCGGGGTGATTCCCGCGCCGAAGAAGTTCCTCCAGACGGTGCGCAGGGTGACCAAGAGCTGGGCATCCCGTTGA
- a CDS encoding aminotransferase class III-fold pyridoxal phosphate-dependent enzyme, translating into MSFFCRKAVGGSLPLSVVVYREELDTWKPGAHTGTFRGDQLAMAAGTVVMQRVSDPAFLEDVRVKGEMIQSRLNALKQQVSIIGDVRGRGLMIGIEFINPNGPKDIMGVPLYDGDIAARVQKLCFEKKLIMERGGRMGSVMRCLVALNVTHDEVNTMLDIFQDVVRRVDADVKKV; encoded by the coding sequence ATGTCATTCTTCTGTCGAAAGGCGGTCGGCGGCTCGCTTCCGCTTTCCGTTGTGGTGTACCGTGAGGAACTGGATACCTGGAAACCGGGCGCACATACCGGGACGTTCCGTGGCGACCAGCTTGCCATGGCGGCAGGTACGGTGGTGATGCAGCGTGTCTCTGATCCCGCGTTCCTTGAGGATGTGCGGGTCAAGGGCGAGATGATCCAATCCCGTCTGAACGCGTTGAAACAGCAGGTCTCCATCATCGGGGATGTTCGTGGCAGAGGGTTGATGATCGGGATCGAATTCATCAATCCCAACGGGCCGAAGGACATCATGGGCGTTCCGCTGTATGACGGGGATATCGCCGCCCGGGTGCAGAAACTCTGTTTCGAGAAGAAGTTGATCATGGAACGGGGAGGCCGTATGGGATCGGTAATGCGGTGTTTGGTGGCGCTCAACGTCACCCATGACGAAGTGAATACCATGCTGGACATCTTCCAGGACGTGGTCCGGAGGGTGGACGCTGATGTCAAGAAAGTCTGA